Proteins encoded by one window of Silvibacterium dinghuense:
- the pal gene encoding peptidoglycan-associated lipoprotein Pal, which produces MSFQLRTALNRQSRSRTLALVAGVSTLLFVAGCHKKTSPPPPPPPLTSSAAAPTADLTATPTQIAPGDSVVLTWHTSNANNIQIEGIGEVPSSGTQSVRPTQTTSYHLIARGEGGSTDATATVTVAAPSAPSAPAESNIDDATFHQNVKDIFYDYDSYDVNAQSQSVISQDASFLNQHPELKVVIGGYCDERGSVEYNLALGENRANAAKQALVAAGVSPSRLRTVSYGKEKQFCTDHDEACWQQNRRAQFSLDR; this is translated from the coding sequence GTGTCTTTCCAACTTCGTACTGCTCTCAATCGTCAATCCCGCAGCCGGACGCTTGCTCTTGTCGCCGGCGTGTCCACCCTGCTGTTTGTGGCCGGGTGCCATAAGAAGACTTCGCCGCCTCCGCCGCCTCCGCCGCTCACCAGCAGCGCCGCCGCACCGACGGCCGATCTTACCGCGACACCAACGCAGATTGCGCCCGGCGACAGCGTAGTGCTGACCTGGCACACCTCGAACGCGAACAACATTCAGATCGAAGGCATTGGCGAAGTTCCGAGCTCGGGCACCCAGTCGGTTCGTCCCACACAGACGACCAGCTATCACCTGATTGCCCGTGGCGAAGGCGGCTCGACCGATGCGACCGCAACCGTTACCGTGGCAGCGCCTTCGGCTCCGAGTGCTCCGGCCGAGTCGAACATCGACGATGCGACCTTCCACCAGAACGTGAAGGACATCTTCTATGACTACGACAGCTACGACGTGAATGCGCAGTCGCAGTCGGTGATCTCACAGGATGCGAGCTTCCTGAACCAGCATCCGGAGCTGAAGGTGGTCATCGGCGGCTACTGCGACGAGCGTGGCTCGGTGGAGTACAACCTGGCCCTCGGCGAGAACCGCGCCAACGCTGCCAAGCAGGCCCTGGTGGCAGCGGGTGTGAGCCCATCGCGCCTGCGCACCGTCAGCTATGGTAAGGAGAAGCAGTTCTGCACCGA
- the tolB gene encoding Tol-Pal system beta propeller repeat protein TolB codes for MTGKYQKYPTSLYVFSLLVLFILAAPMARAQDWVRTGTNLGVQRIRIAAADFKLASGDPQAVPLRATFNTVLFSDLKNAGVFDMVAKSMAPEATPGGPQEINLAQWAAAPASAQMVVFGSFSVDGGRINVRGFVFDTHNTESPQILGKQYSDNANDENARQIAHRFADEIITQLGGGINGICETKIYFVARSGDGNKEIWAMDYDGAAPHAVTHLGSISLSPRVSPDNTRVAFSSLGRNGWTIKMYSLVLNRMVNFNAPGGTTLSPAWSSDGSKVAYSSSISGDPEIYTADASGGGAHRITAFRGPDVSPTWNPKSNSQIAWVSGRTGLPQIYIMDSDGANVMRMTDGGYATSPSWSPNGQFLAFAWNRKYGPGAPGGQDIYIMDIASKRWTQLTHDAGRNDFPSWSPDGRHIVFQREDESGTQIWSMLADGTEQQQLTHRGSNSMPNWSWK; via the coding sequence ATGACCGGTAAGTATCAGAAGTATCCGACCTCCCTGTACGTTTTTTCTCTCCTCGTTCTTTTCATCCTTGCTGCCCCTATGGCCCGCGCGCAGGACTGGGTCCGTACCGGCACGAATCTCGGCGTGCAACGCATCCGTATTGCTGCCGCCGACTTCAAGCTGGCGTCCGGCGATCCGCAGGCCGTGCCGTTGCGCGCGACCTTCAACACGGTACTCTTCAGCGATCTGAAGAATGCCGGTGTCTTCGATATGGTGGCCAAGAGCATGGCGCCCGAGGCCACGCCCGGTGGTCCACAGGAGATCAACCTCGCGCAGTGGGCCGCGGCTCCGGCGAGTGCGCAGATGGTGGTCTTCGGATCGTTTTCGGTGGATGGCGGCCGCATCAATGTTCGTGGCTTTGTCTTCGACACCCACAATACCGAGAGCCCGCAGATTCTCGGCAAACAGTATTCCGATAATGCAAACGATGAGAATGCGCGGCAGATCGCGCATCGCTTCGCCGATGAGATCATTACCCAGCTGGGCGGTGGCATCAACGGCATCTGCGAGACGAAGATCTACTTCGTGGCCCGCAGCGGTGACGGCAACAAGGAAATCTGGGCGATGGATTATGACGGTGCTGCTCCGCACGCCGTGACACATCTGGGCAGCATCTCGCTCTCTCCGCGCGTCTCGCCCGATAACACTCGCGTAGCCTTCTCCTCGCTCGGCCGCAACGGCTGGACGATCAAGATGTATTCGCTGGTGCTCAACCGCATGGTGAACTTCAATGCGCCGGGCGGCACCACGCTTTCCCCGGCATGGTCGAGTGACGGCAGCAAGGTTGCCTACTCGTCGAGCATCAGCGGCGATCCGGAAATTTACACCGCAGACGCCAGCGGCGGCGGAGCCCATCGTATTACTGCGTTCCGCGGTCCCGACGTTTCGCCGACCTGGAACCCGAAGTCGAACTCGCAGATCGCCTGGGTGAGCGGACGCACCGGCCTGCCGCAGATTTACATCATGGATTCCGACGGTGCCAACGTCATGCGCATGACGGACGGCGGCTACGCGACTTCGCCCTCCTGGTCGCCCAATGGACAGTTTCTGGCGTTTGCCTGGAACCGCAAGTACGGTCCCGGCGCTCCGGGCGGGCAGGATATTTACATCATGGACATTGCCAGCAAGCGCTGGACGCAGTTGACCCACGATGCCGGCCGTAATGATTTTCCATCCTGGTCTCCGGATGGCCGCCATATCGTCTTTCAGCGCGAAGACGAGAGCGGTACGCAGATCTGGTCGATGCTGGCCGATGGAACAGAACAGCAACAGCTCACGCATCGTGGTAGCAACTCGATGCCGAACTGGAGCTGGAAATAA